TAGCACTTCTCGATGCTGCTCGGACCATACTTCTGCGTCGCGGATATCACGGATTGACGATGGCGCGCATCGCCCAGGCCGTTGACTGCGCGAAGGCCACGGTGTATCAGCATTTCCCCTGTAAAGAGGAAATCATCATCGCTCTGGCGTACCGGAGTATCTGGCTGCAGGGCGCTCTTGTCGAGCGGGCGGCCCGGTTCCAGGGACGTACCCGGGAAAGAATGCTCGCCATAGGCGAAGCGACGCAGTTATTTGCCCGTCTCCATCCGGATGATACCCGCATCTTCCAATTGATGAACGCTGAGGCGATCACCCAGAAGGCCTCCCAGGACTCGTTGTGGCGGATGAGGAGAGCGGCGCACCACACCGTAAGCATCATGAATGGCATAGTGAGAGATGCCATCGCTCAAGGCGACGTTGTTTTTGACGGCGGCCGGAGTATCGAGGAGTTCACATACCAGGTCTGGCTCCTCGGGGAGAGCAGCAAAGCCGCCATGTGGAGCTGGATGCCGTGCCAGGAACTCGGCATCGACAACCCCTTCAATGCGATGATGCGCAACGGCCAGAT
The Candidatus Hydrogenedentota bacterium DNA segment above includes these coding regions:
- a CDS encoding TetR/AcrR family transcriptional regulator; the protein is MATMSPKQREMQERGVALLDAARTILLRRGYHGLTMARIAQAVDCAKATVYQHFPCKEEIIIALAYRSIWLQGALVERAARFQGRTRERMLAIGEATQLFARLHPDDTRIFQLMNAEAITQKASQDSLWRMRRAAHHTVSIMNGIVRDAIAQGDVVFDGGRSIEEFTYQVWLLGESSKAAMWSWMPCQELGIDNPFNAMMRNGQIIGDAYGWRPLSSEWDYHETLLRIRREVFPAESRKIYGADANA